The Thamnophis elegans isolate rThaEle1 chromosome Z, rThaEle1.pri, whole genome shotgun sequence genome contains a region encoding:
- the LOC116522026 gene encoding vomeronasal type-2 receptor 116-like has protein sequence MKMFLMMFLVHKVVTLKCPASDALLVPHEWYQPGDLIIGGIASHFAYHLYEAKFSENPSQKPYEIPVYLNARMTYHTTLDLLFKSQEFVPNYKCDSQKNLMAIIGGLDFVTSSHIAEITGSFKIPQLTYGSLPQEQFQTNKLSSLYFMVPKEDHQYIGIVQLLHHFKWTWIGIFAVDNKDGENFLQKMLPLLSENGICISFMERLEQLIHLEDFPEVIERILIISTNWIISKANAFLVYGESLTIMWLRVVTFMIDPESKETALFRRVWIMTAQIDFVLSGFQIPWGLQMFHGAISFAIHSTAVAGFKEFLQTMNPLSDYRDQFLQEVWEQAFDCSFPKPELKEIQDIFQKEGRICTEEMKLEDLPGTAFEMEMTGQSYSVYNAVYAVAHALQALYTLRYNRKKTMMSKNPDLPYLRAWQVLPFSQCNDPCFPGSWKKGIEGNQFCCYDCVPCPEGKISNQNDMDDCFQCSEDHYPNKEKNECIQKLLVFLNFEETLGIGLTSAALCFFFLTSWVLGTVFKHRDTPIVKANNRSLTYTLLVSLLLCFLSSLLFLSQPGKVICLLRQSMFGITFSVAISSVLAKTITVIVAFVATKPGSQMRRWVGKRLAFSIVLSCSLLQVCICILWLSTSPPFPELDMHSEFQKMILQCNEGSAFFFYCVLGYMGVLAIASFIVAFLARKLPNSFNEAKFITFSMLAFCSVWISFFPAYLSTKGKAMVAVEVFSILSSSAALLGCIFLPKCYIIVLRPDLNHREQLIKRN, from the exons ATGAAGATGTTTCTGATGATGTTTTTGGTGCACAAAGTAGTCACTCTGAAATGCCCTGCAAGTGATGCTTTACTTGTTCCACATGAGTGGTACCAGCCTGGAGACCTCATCATTGGTGGGATAGCATCTCACTTCGCTTACCACCTTTATGAAGctaaatttagtgaaaatccttCTCAGAAACCTTATGAGATACCAGT TTACCTCAATGCAAGGATGACCTATCACACCACTCTGGACCTGCTTTTCAAATCCCAGGAATTTGTCCCTAACTACAAGTGTGACAGCCAGAAAAATCTCATGGCTATCATTGGAGGACTGGATTTTGTCACATCATCTCATATTGCTGAAATTACAGGATCCTTCAAAATTCCACAA CTGACATATGGCTCCTTACCCCAAGAGCAATTTCAGACCAATAAGCTCTCTTCACTTTATTTCATGGTCCCCAAAGAAGACCATCAGTACATTGGGATTGTCCAACTGCTTCACCATTTCAAGTGGACATGGATTGGGATATTTGCTGTTGACAACAAAGATGGAGAAAATTTCTTACAGAAAATGCTGCCCTTGCTTTCAGAGAACGGAATCTGTATATCATTCATGGAAAGGCTTGAACAGCTAATCCACTTGGAAGACTTTCCAGAAGTAATTGAAAGAATCTTAATTATTTCCACGAATTGGATAATTAGCAAAGCCAATGCATTTCTTGTCTATGGAGAATCATTGACAATTATGTGGCTGAGAGTTGTCACATTTATGATAGATCCTGAAAGCAAGGAAACTGCATTATTTAGAAGGGTGTGGATCATGACTGCCCAGATTGATTTTGTATTATCAGGATTTCAAATCCCATGGGGTCTCCAGATGTTCCATGGGGCTATTTCCTTCGCCATTCATTCAACAGCAGTTGCAGGTTTCAAGGAGTTTCTTCAGACCATGAATCCTCTTTCAGACTACAGAGATCAGTTTCtgcaggaagtttgggaacaagCATTTGATTGTTCATTTCCAAAACCAGAGTTAAAAGAAATACAAGACATTTTCCAGAAGGAAGGTAGAATATGCACTGAGGAGATGAAGCTGGAGGATCTTCCTGGAActgcctttgaaatggagatgactggCCAAAGCTACAGtgtctacaatgctgtttatgctGTGGCTCATGCTTTGCAGGCTCTGTACACTTTACGgtacaatagaaaaaaaacaatgatgaGTAAAAATCCTGACCTTCCATATCTCCGAGCTTGGCAG GTTCTTCCGTTTTCTCAATGCAATGACCCTTGTTTTCCTGGGTCCTGGAAGAAAGGAATTGAGGGAAATCAgttctgctgctatgactgtgttccatgCCCAGAAGGGAAGATTTCGAATCAAAATG ATATGGACGACTGTTTTCAATGTTCAGAAGATCATTacccaaataaagaaaagaatgaatgtATCCAGAAACTGCTGGTCTTTCTAAATTTTGAAGAAACCTTAGGAATTGGTTTAACCTCAGCAgctctttgtttcttcttcttgaccTCGTGGGTACTTGGAACTGTTTTTAAGCACAGGGATacccccattgtcaaagccaataaCCGGTCCCTCACCTACACCCTGCTTGTCTCTCTTCTGCtttgttttctctcctctttgctcTTCCTCAGCCAACCGGGCAAAGTGAtctgccttctccgacaatcaATGTTTGGCATCACTTTCTCAGTGGCCATTTCTAGTGTACTTGCTAAAACCATCACTGTCATTGTGGCTTTTGTAGCCACTAAACCAGGATCTCAGATGAGGAGATGGGTGGGGAAAAGATTGGCCTTTTCTATTGTCCTTTCCTGCTCCTTATTACAAGTATGTATTTGTATTCTTTGGTTGTCAacatctcccccattccctgagttGGACATGCATTCAGAGTTCCAAAAAATGATTTTACAATGCAATGAAGGGtcagctttcttcttctactgTGTCTTGGGCTACATGGGTGTCTTGGCCATTGCCAGCTTTATTGTGGCTTTCCTTGCCCGTAAATTACCCAacagctttaacgaagccaagttcatcaccttcagcatgttggccttttgcagtgtgtggatctccttctttccagcctatctgagcaccaagggaaaagccatggtagctgtggaggtcttctccatcttgtccTCCAGTGCTGCATTACTGGGATGCATATTCCTCCCAAAATGCTACATCATTGTTTTGCGGCCTGACCTCAACCACAGGGAGCAGCTCATTAAGAGAAATTAG